A stretch of Fusobacterium sp. DNA encodes these proteins:
- the garR gene encoding 2-hydroxy-3-oxopropionate reductase — protein MKVGFIGLGIMGRPMCKNVLKAGYDVVAFDMNKTALDDVAAAGAKAAGSAKEVGANCDVLITMLPNSPHVKAVLFNENGAAEGLKAGTTVIDMSSINPVESQSIAAKLAETGVELLDAPVSGGEPKAIDGTISVMVGGKEEIFNKYYDLMKTMAGSVVRVGNVGAGNTTKLANQMIVALNIAALSEAFVLCEKAGVDPQLVFEAIRGGLAGSTVMNAKAPMMISRNFEPGFRIELHIKDLQNALDTSHSINASLPLTAQVMEIMQALKIDGREKKDHAAILNYYEKINNVTVGEKK, from the coding sequence ATGAAAGTAGGATTTATCGGTTTAGGTATCATGGGAAGACCAATGTGTAAAAATGTTTTAAAAGCAGGATATGATGTAGTAGCATTTGATATGAATAAAACAGCTCTGGATGATGTAGCAGCAGCAGGAGCAAAGGCAGCTGGATCAGCTAAAGAAGTTGGAGCAAACTGTGATGTTTTGATAACAATGCTTCCAAATTCTCCACATGTAAAAGCAGTTCTTTTTAATGAAAATGGAGCAGCAGAAGGATTGAAGGCAGGAACTACTGTTATAGATATGAGTTCTATCAATCCAGTAGAGAGCCAAAGTATAGCAGCAAAATTAGCTGAAACAGGAGTGGAGCTTTTAGATGCACCAGTTTCAGGAGGAGAACCAAAAGCAATAGATGGAACTATATCTGTTATGGTTGGAGGAAAAGAGGAGATATTTAATAAATACTATGATCTTATGAAAACTATGGCTGGATCAGTAGTAAGGGTGGGAAATGTAGGAGCAGGAAACACTACAAAATTAGCAAATCAAATGATAGTTGCCCTTAATATTGCAGCACTAAGTGAAGCTTTTGTTCTTTGTGAAAAAGCAGGAGTGGATCCTCAATTAGTATTTGAAGCAATAAGAGGAGGACTTGCAGGAAGTACTGTAATGAATGCAAAAGCTCCTATGATGATATCAAGAAATTTTGAACCAGGATTTAGAATTGAATTACATATAAAAGATCTTCAAAATGCACTTGATACATCTCATTCAATAAATGCATCTCTACCATTAACTGCTCAAGTAATGGAAATAATGCAAGCTTTAAAAATAGATGGAAGAGAGAAAAAAGATCATGCAGCTATTTTAAATTATTATGAAAAAATAAACAATGTAACAGTTGGAGAAAAAAAATAA
- a CDS encoding CdaR family transcriptional regulator gives MNISVSLATNILNKMKEIIHQDLNYIDKQGIIIASTDPNRTGTFHAAALKCIKEKAPIIISSDDEFQGSRKGINMPIYFNNAIIGVIGITGDKNEVEKYGEIIRMMTEILIKEAWIKDSDIRTKEINRTFIERIVLGYDYDFFPTADFTFPYVIIVGKLNKNNSFLINDKIYDILKNSLSYNKNNIYTISRNEIIILYHFHKNEDISRAIFQLQEKLLEKTKLDFRFGIGIKAFEYNSLKASYKAAKEILNFMIKFSLKKPVSEYEKMDLEFIFLNLKKSDIDNFINKILKNFTPKEIEEFSFLMNSYEENNGSILHTSENLFMHKNTLQYKLNKIKQLSGYDPRQLKDFIVLSLAFKLQRTI, from the coding sequence ATGAATATATCAGTGAGTTTGGCAACTAACATTCTAAATAAAATGAAAGAAATAATACATCAAGATTTAAATTATATAGATAAACAAGGAATTATTATAGCCAGTACTGATCCAAACAGGACTGGTACTTTTCATGCTGCTGCTTTAAAATGCATAAAAGAAAAAGCTCCCATTATAATTAGTAGTGATGATGAATTTCAAGGAAGCAGAAAAGGGATAAATATGCCTATTTATTTTAATAATGCTATCATAGGGGTTATTGGAATAACTGGAGATAAAAATGAAGTTGAAAAATATGGTGAGATTATAAGAATGATGACTGAAATTCTTATAAAGGAAGCTTGGATAAAAGATTCAGATATAAGAACAAAAGAAATTAACAGAACTTTTATTGAGCGTATTGTTTTAGGGTATGACTACGATTTTTTTCCAACAGCAGATTTTACATTCCCATATGTCATAATAGTTGGAAAGCTTAATAAAAATAATAGTTTTTTAATAAATGATAAGATTTATGATATCCTAAAAAATTCTCTTTCGTACAATAAAAATAATATATATACTATATCAAGAAATGAAATCATTATTTTGTATCATTTCCATAAAAATGAAGATATATCCAGAGCAATATTTCAACTGCAGGAAAAACTTTTAGAGAAAACAAAATTAGACTTTAGATTTGGAATAGGAATAAAAGCTTTTGAATATAATTCTTTAAAAGCCTCATATAAAGCTGCAAAAGAAATTTTAAATTTTATGATAAAATTTTCTTTAAAGAAACCTGTATCTGAATATGAAAAAATGGATTTAGAATTTATTTTTTTAAATCTAAAAAAATCTGATATAGATAATTTTATAAATAAAATATTAAAAAATTTTACTCCAAAAGAAATAGAAGAATTCTCATTTCTAATGAACTCTTATGAAGAAAATAATGGAAGTATACTTCATACTTCTGAAAACCTCTTTATGCATAAAAATACTCTTCAATATAAATTAAATAAAATAAAACAGTTAAGTGGGTATGATCCAAGACAGCTCAAA